In one Candidatus Alcyoniella australis genomic region, the following are encoded:
- a CDS encoding carotenoid biosynthesis protein: MSTNAEQPKSIAVNDGGLFPYSRGEMLRETLRSLPIWFFYLETLGVMSFMTKNVPRERFLSTGHTVWEFAATAVFPLSIVLAYFHARIMADPRITLKDKALRVIYAALIGPLVLWLLIIPYHPLEDAAVKSLFEYMQLFWIAVFMVHALVTRGTASFVTFYVVGFSYGLLLENTDILLGFFDEPMYNFYLGFKHTPYHFPAPFCTMMGWCLVFYCCTWAAEKLREHWTWFARTPLRSAFLTTFIALLLDSQLDPLASLSGIFWAWHPSLGSLPKFVGVPIVNYVAWFSAFLPFSYAYFLMTDRRQQMSWAKRNWLLFLAVPFISVVAGTLNITIMALIHLLWDPSWSSFKLLENFLIKIHPYAGRHF, translated from the coding sequence GTGTCGACAAACGCCGAGCAGCCCAAGTCCATTGCCGTGAACGACGGCGGATTATTCCCCTACAGCCGCGGCGAGATGCTCAGGGAAACGCTCAGGTCGCTGCCGATCTGGTTCTTCTACCTCGAGACTCTGGGCGTGATGAGCTTCATGACCAAGAACGTGCCGCGCGAGCGCTTTCTGAGCACCGGGCACACGGTCTGGGAGTTCGCGGCCACCGCCGTGTTCCCGCTGTCGATAGTGCTGGCCTACTTCCACGCCAGGATCATGGCCGACCCGCGGATCACGCTCAAGGACAAGGCGCTGCGCGTGATCTACGCCGCGCTGATCGGGCCGCTGGTGCTGTGGCTGCTGATCATACCCTACCATCCGTTGGAAGACGCGGCGGTTAAGAGCCTGTTTGAGTACATGCAGCTGTTCTGGATCGCGGTCTTCATGGTCCATGCCCTGGTAACTCGCGGCACCGCGAGCTTCGTTACTTTCTACGTCGTGGGATTCTCCTACGGGCTGTTGCTGGAGAACACCGACATTTTGCTCGGGTTTTTCGACGAGCCGATGTACAACTTCTACCTGGGCTTCAAGCACACGCCCTATCACTTCCCCGCGCCGTTTTGCACGATGATGGGCTGGTGCCTGGTGTTCTACTGCTGCACCTGGGCCGCGGAAAAACTGCGCGAGCACTGGACCTGGTTTGCCCGCACGCCGCTGCGTTCGGCGTTTCTCACGACCTTCATCGCTTTGCTGCTGGACTCGCAGCTCGACCCGCTGGCCAGCCTCTCGGGAATTTTCTGGGCCTGGCATCCGAGCCTGGGCTCGCTGCCCAAGTTCGTGGGCGTGCCGATCGTTAACTACGTGGCCTGGTTCTCGGCGTTCCTGCCGTTTAGCTACGCCTACTTCCTGATGACCGACCGCAGGCAGCAGATGAGCTGGGCCAAACGCAACTGGCTGTTGTTCCTGGCGGTGCCGTTCATCTCGGTTGTGGCGGGCACGCTGAACATCACGATCATGGCGCTGATCCACCTGCTGTGGGACCCGAGCTGGTCGAGCTTCAAGCTGCTAGAGAACTTCCTGATCAAAATCCACCCCTACGCCGGGAGACATTTTTAG
- a CDS encoding PAS domain S-box protein, with protein MEHGRFMEQSDEIAARWIERMRELPSLSQGESASDQAQLQWIEPFVQMLADHLIGSRNGMIFVYLETLIKRGPFVRSPINEIVGSLVELGRIIGDLAAQIEPETTARRELRSLVQGALTDCALRACSYYDERISSQRERTEELIEEANLIQLYLDERGRIVRLNRRGAEILQIDPSDVLHKSLGQFILPERLDRFTELMGYLMQGLPQVVELAVTFGGVRRELSMTIHPLFDGGKVVGARGIATDITDSKALQAKLKRSEEKYRKLLENANDAIILTDLKEGAIVDVNLRACEFFGAIKEQLLGRTIMELFVQEDESKVIDLLQTTIFEGSSNIDNLQIRRRSGGVIYVETSSNVIEYGEVRVIQSILRDISERKKLEQKVTERTRELKRAYTELQRFQEDLVQSERAASLGDLAARLSSQLSEPLKEAQEDIERLVNELGVQGVGREELRGRMVLIRHSLNQARTVLHDLLDIPVKHEE; from the coding sequence ATGGAGCACGGTCGATTCATGGAGCAATCGGACGAGATCGCGGCCCGCTGGATCGAGCGGATGCGCGAGCTGCCGAGCCTCTCCCAGGGCGAGTCCGCGTCCGACCAGGCGCAGCTGCAGTGGATCGAACCATTTGTGCAGATGCTCGCCGATCACCTGATCGGCAGCCGCAACGGGATGATCTTCGTCTACCTTGAAACGCTGATTAAGCGCGGCCCGTTCGTACGCTCGCCGATCAACGAGATCGTGGGCAGCTTGGTCGAGTTGGGCCGCATCATCGGCGACCTAGCAGCGCAAATCGAGCCTGAAACAACAGCGCGGCGCGAACTGCGCAGCCTGGTGCAAGGCGCTCTGACCGATTGCGCCCTGCGGGCCTGCAGCTACTATGACGAGCGGATCAGCTCCCAACGCGAACGCACCGAGGAGCTGATCGAAGAGGCGAACCTGATCCAGCTTTACCTCGACGAACGCGGACGGATCGTGCGCCTCAACCGCCGTGGAGCCGAGATCCTGCAGATCGATCCCAGCGACGTTCTGCACAAGAGCCTGGGCCAGTTCATCCTGCCCGAGCGGCTGGACAGGTTCACCGAGCTGATGGGATATCTGATGCAGGGTCTGCCCCAGGTCGTCGAGCTTGCGGTGACCTTCGGCGGAGTGCGGCGCGAGCTGTCGATGACGATCCATCCGCTGTTCGACGGCGGCAAGGTCGTGGGCGCGCGCGGCATCGCCACGGACATCACCGACTCCAAGGCATTGCAGGCCAAGTTAAAGCGCTCGGAAGAGAAGTATCGCAAGCTGCTCGAGAACGCCAACGACGCGATCATCCTCACCGATCTCAAAGAGGGCGCGATCGTCGACGTCAACCTGCGAGCCTGTGAGTTTTTCGGCGCGATCAAGGAGCAGCTGCTGGGGCGCACGATCATGGAGCTGTTCGTCCAAGAGGACGAGAGCAAGGTGATCGACCTACTGCAGACCACGATTTTCGAGGGCTCGTCGAACATCGACAACCTGCAGATCCGGCGGCGCTCGGGGGGCGTGATCTACGTCGAGACCAGCTCGAACGTGATCGAGTACGGCGAGGTGCGGGTAATCCAGTCGATCCTGCGCGACATCTCCGAACGTAAGAAGCTCGAGCAGAAGGTCACCGAGCGAACGCGCGAGCTCAAGCGCGCCTACACCGAACTGCAGCGTTTTCAGGAGGACCTGGTGCAGTCCGAGCGCGCGGCCTCCCTGGGCGATCTGGCGGCACGGCTTTCCTCGCAACTCAGCGAGCCGCTTAAAGAGGCCCAGGAGGACATCGAGCGGCTGGTGAATGAGCTGGGCGTCCAGGGC